CACCGCGCCCCTGCCACACCATGGAGCCCAGGAAGTTGCACGCCTGGGCCACACCCGCGTCGCATGCCCGCGTGTGCATCTCCGCCGCGCGAGCCGAATCCCCCTTGCGATCCGCCTCGAGCGCGGCGTCGAAGCACCCCTTCACCGTCCCGCCCGGGCACTTCTCGTCCTTGCTCGCCAGGGCCGCCGCGGCCTTGTCCCTCGCGCCGTCCTCCTTCTTCTCCGAGCACGCCACCACCGAGAGCAGTGCCACCACACAAATCCATCTCATCCGTCCCTCCTCGTTCGCACGACGCATCGCGCCATAAACGGAAAATCCAGGAAAAGTGACATTCCCCATCAGGGGCACTAATTCAGCCAGCGCATCCCCCCAAGGAGCCCCATGCAACGATTGAAGCCGTTGATGCTGCCCGCGGTAGCGGCGCTGCTGCTGGCCGGACCCGCGCAAGCACAGATCGCCGCGTCGCACGTCTATCACAACCACATGCCCAACTTCTGGCCGTACTACGACGTCAGCAAATACGCGTCGACGCCAGTGGGTGGCGCCATCCGCTACATGTACGACGCGCAGGTCATCAACCTGAAGAAGAACCCGCCGTCGAACTACACGTATTACCTGCCGTCGGGCGCGCCGATGCCGCACGACGACCTGGTCACCTATTACTCGCACGACGCGAAGACGGGCGCGTACCTGTACTGGCCGCCCGACGTCGCGGCGGACATGAACACCAACGCCTCCACCGGACAGATCCACGTCACCATGTCCGGGGCGGTGGTGAACAACGTCAACGACCTCAATGCCTTGCAGAACGTCCCCGGCTACAGCAACACCAACTGGGGCGCGCCGTGGAGGGACCGCTACAACACCCTGCGCACGCCGGGAGGCAACCGGACGTTGGATCTCATCCACTTCACCGGCCACCACTCCATGGGGCCGCTGGTGGGTCCGGACTACTTCCTCAAGGATCTCATCTACCAGAGCGCCACGCTCGCGCAGCCCTACTTCCTGGGGAGCAACTTCCAGTCCTCCAAGGGCTTCTTCCCCACGGAGCTGGGCTTCTCCGAGCGCCTCATCCCCACGCTGGCGAAGCTGGGCATCCAGTGGTCCGTCATCGGTGACAACCACTTCTCGCGCACGCTCAAGGACTACCCCTTCCTGAATGATCCGGGCTCGGACACGCTGGTGTCACCGCCCAACCGCGCGGACCTGCAGAACACCAGCACCGTGGGCAGCTGGGTGAGCGCGCAGATGGCGCACGAGCAGCAGACCATCCGCAACAAGTATCCGTTCGCCTCCACGCCGCACTGGGTGCGCTACGTGGACCCGGCCACGGGCGCCGAGTCGCGCGTCGTGGGCATCCCCGTCAACCAGAACGGCTCCTGGCTCGAGGGCTGGGAGGGCGAGGCCACCGTCGACGTCGTCAACCTCAGGAGCTTCGAGGGGCTCGTCTCCCAGAAGCAGTTCTTCGTCATCGCGCACGACGGTGACAACTCGGGCGGACGCGCGGGCTCCGCCAACACCTGGTACAACGGCCGCAGCGTCACCTGCACCGCGGGCGTGCAGTGCATGGGCATCACCGAGTACCTCCTGGCCCACACGCCCGTCTCCACGGACGTGGTGCACGTGCAGGACGGCTCGTGGGTGGACACGCGCGACTCCTCGTCGGATCCACAGTGGCACCACTGGAAGCTGCCCTTCGGCATCTGGAAGGGACAGTTCCCCGCCTTCAACTCCGCCACCGGCCTCAACCTGGCGCCCAAGACGAACCTCAGCGGCGTGCAGGAGGGCATGACGGTCTCCTTCGAGCACGGCTGGCATTACCTCGAGCGCAACTTCGCCCTGCTCCAGGCCTCGCTCAACTACGCGAAGACGGCCGAGCAGATCTGGCTCGACGCCCACCCCAACCACTGGAAGCCCACCACCACGCTGGACGGACAGGTGACCCACGCGGGCAACCAGCTCAACCCGTGGATGATGTCCTTCCCCGTCAAGGGTGACGCGAGCAACGACTGGTCGGGCGGCGCCAACCCGGCGGAGCTGGCCTGGTACTTCCTGCTGCCGGCCATGGACTCGGGCTTCGGCTACTACGACGAGAACCAGGATGACAACGTCAAGCCGACGCTCGCCTTCAACCAGTCGCTCTACTTCTCCAAGCCCTACGTGCAGGACCGCATCGCCCAGGACCGCACCGGCCCGTCCGTCTGGTGGCCGCAGCGCTGGCCCTACAACCCCGGCAGCGCCAACACCGACAAGTCCGAGGGCTGGACGCTCCACCACTTCAGCAACACCTTCGGCATCTACACCTATGCGTATGACGCGAGCGGCATCACCAGCATCAAGGCCCGCGTCCGCGTCCACGCCAGCAAGAGCATCGACCCGCTGGACAACACGCACAAGGTCTACGATCCCGCCGCTCTGAAGGCGGCCGGCGTGCCCAACATCGACACCGCGCGCGTGGGCGCCTGGGTGGACTACCCGCTCACCCGGCGTGACCTGAAGCCCGTCATCAATGGTGTCGCGTGGCAGCCCGCCTACCTGCCCGTCATGGCGAAGGTGCCCGCGCAGGAGATTGGTGACCTCTATTACGTCTACCTCGGCAACTACCGCGACCAGCTGCTCGACTACTACATCGAGGCCACGGACAGCCGCGGCAACGTCACCCGGAGCGAGATTCAATCCGTCTACGTCGGCGCGGGCCGGTACAACCTGGTCGGCGGCAAGTACGTCGAGGACATCAATGGCACCGTGCAGGGCACGTATCCGTTCCTGGTGGTGGACACCACCCCGCCCTCGACTCCCACGGGACTCGCGGCGGCCACGAAGACGGATCGCTCGGTGAAGCTCTCGTGGAGCGCGGCCTCGGACAACGTGGCGGTGACGGGCTACGACATCTTCCGCAATGGCACGCAGGTCGGCACCAGCACCGGGGCGAGCTACACGGACAGCGGGCTGACCGCGAGCACCACCTACAGCTATACGGTGAAAGCGCGCGACGCGGCGGGCAACCTCTCGTCGGCCAGTGCCGCGCTGTCCGTCACCACCCTGGCGCCGGACACCACGGCCCCCTCCACCCCCACCGGCCTGACGGCCTCGGGGACGACGAGCTCCTCGGTGGCGCTGGTCTGGACGGCCTCCACCGACAACTACGGCGTCGCCGCCTATGACGTGTACCGCAATGGCTCGCTGGTGGCCTCCGTCACGGGCGCGAGCCACACGGACACCGGCCTGTCTCCGAGCACCACGTACAGCTACGCCGTGAGGGCCCGGGACGCGGCGGGCAACACCTCGGCGTCCAGCACCGCCCTGAGCATCACCACCGGCGCGGGCAACACCGTCACCGTCTATTACAAGAAGGGCTTCGCGACGCCCTACATCCACTTCCGTCCCGCGGGCGGCACGTGGACGACTCCGCCCGGCTACCTCATGCCCGACTCGGAGGTGGCGGGCTACGCGAAGTACACCGTCAACCTGGGCTCGGCCACGCAGCTCGAGTGCGTCTTCAACAACGGCAGCGGCACCTGGGACAGCAACAACGGCAACAACTACTTCTTCCCCACGGGCACCTCCACCTTCAACGCTGGCACCATCACCGCCGGGAGCCCGCCGCCCGCCGACACCACCGCGCCCAGCGTCCCCGCGGGCCTCACCTCGCCCTCGAAGACGGCCTCGTCCGTATCGCTCTCGTGGACGGCTTCGACGGACAACGTCGGCGTGACGGGCTACCTCGTCTTCCGCAATGGCACGCAGGTGGGCACGCCCACCAGCACCACCTAT
This is a stretch of genomic DNA from Archangium violaceum. It encodes these proteins:
- a CDS encoding carbohydrate binding domain-containing protein; the protein is MQRLKPLMLPAVAALLLAGPAQAQIAASHVYHNHMPNFWPYYDVSKYASTPVGGAIRYMYDAQVINLKKNPPSNYTYYLPSGAPMPHDDLVTYYSHDAKTGAYLYWPPDVAADMNTNASTGQIHVTMSGAVVNNVNDLNALQNVPGYSNTNWGAPWRDRYNTLRTPGGNRTLDLIHFTGHHSMGPLVGPDYFLKDLIYQSATLAQPYFLGSNFQSSKGFFPTELGFSERLIPTLAKLGIQWSVIGDNHFSRTLKDYPFLNDPGSDTLVSPPNRADLQNTSTVGSWVSAQMAHEQQTIRNKYPFASTPHWVRYVDPATGAESRVVGIPVNQNGSWLEGWEGEATVDVVNLRSFEGLVSQKQFFVIAHDGDNSGGRAGSANTWYNGRSVTCTAGVQCMGITEYLLAHTPVSTDVVHVQDGSWVDTRDSSSDPQWHHWKLPFGIWKGQFPAFNSATGLNLAPKTNLSGVQEGMTVSFEHGWHYLERNFALLQASLNYAKTAEQIWLDAHPNHWKPTTTLDGQVTHAGNQLNPWMMSFPVKGDASNDWSGGANPAELAWYFLLPAMDSGFGYYDENQDDNVKPTLAFNQSLYFSKPYVQDRIAQDRTGPSVWWPQRWPYNPGSANTDKSEGWTLHHFSNTFGIYTYAYDASGITSIKARVRVHASKSIDPLDNTHKVYDPAALKAAGVPNIDTARVGAWVDYPLTRRDLKPVINGVAWQPAYLPVMAKVPAQEIGDLYYVYLGNYRDQLLDYYIEATDSRGNVTRSEIQSVYVGAGRYNLVGGKYVEDINGTVQGTYPFLVVDTTPPSTPTGLAAATKTDRSVKLSWSAASDNVAVTGYDIFRNGTQVGTSTGASYTDSGLTASTTYSYTVKARDAAGNLSSASAALSVTTLAPDTTAPSTPTGLTASGTTSSSVALVWTASTDNYGVAAYDVYRNGSLVASVTGASHTDTGLSPSTTYSYAVRARDAAGNTSASSTALSITTGAGNTVTVYYKKGFATPYIHFRPAGGTWTTPPGYLMPDSEVAGYAKYTVNLGSATQLECVFNNGSGTWDSNNGNNYFFPTGTSTFNAGTITAGSPPPADTTAPSVPAGLTSPSKTASSVSLSWTASTDNVGVTGYLVFRNGTQVGTPTSTTYTDSGLAANTAYSYTVKARDAAGNTSAASTALSVTTTAGSTTTVYYKKGFTTPYIHYRPAGGTWTTSPGVAMPDSEVAGYAKYTVNLGSATQLECVFNNGSGTWDNNGGLNYFIPAGTQTFNAGTLTAGPPSADTTAPSVPSGLAVSSKTATSVSLAWTASTDASGIAGYDVYRNGSLVGSPPSASYTDSGLSTGATYSYTVRARDTAGNVSAQSSALSVTTSTSGATITFNETASTVAGQNIYVVGSIAALGAWNTASAIQLSPANYPTWSVTLSLPGSTAFEYKYIKKDGSGNVTWESGTNRSATTPATGTATLNDTWK
- a CDS encoding tetratricopeptide repeat protein; protein product: MRWICVVALLSVVACSEKKEDGARDKAAAALASKDEKCPGGTVKGCFDAALEADRKGDSARAAEMHTRACDAGVAQACNFLGSMVWQGRGGLSADPARAYTLYMRACDGGDAAGCFSAAICHRTGSCAEKNDEEATKLLKRACQGGDARACANGGR